A part of Microbacterium terregens genomic DNA contains:
- a CDS encoding CCA tRNA nucleotidyltransferase, with product MLNMADGVARLGALAESPVVATLAAAFTDAGHELSIVGGPVRDALLGRTTHDLDFTTDARADEILRIVKPISTAQWDVGREFGTIGARVRDREKGTVEQVEVTTYRADSYDGVTRKPTVEFGDTLEGDLARRDFTVNAMALRIPDRTLVDPAGGVEDLLARRLRTPADPRVSFGDDPLRMLRAARFSAQLGFDVDPATVEAMAQLRETLSIVSPERIQGELVRLLQTDDPVRGIRLLVETGLMDQFLPEVPALRLEIDEHHHHKDVYEHSLTVLRQTIELEQARTPDAAADVPLRLAALLHDIGKPSTRRLEPGGGVTFHHHDLKGARLARKRLQALRFDSDTIGSVTQLIEQHLRFFGYAEGAWTDSAVRRYVRDAGPELARLHILTRADVTTRNKRKAGRLAGAYDDIERRISELAEQEELNAMRPALDGNRIQEVLGIRPGPDVGKAYRYLLDLRLDEGVLDEEAAEQRLRAWWAAQS from the coding sequence ATGCTCAACATGGCCGACGGTGTGGCGCGCCTGGGCGCGCTGGCCGAGTCGCCGGTCGTCGCGACCCTTGCCGCGGCGTTCACCGACGCCGGTCATGAGCTCTCCATCGTGGGCGGCCCGGTCCGCGACGCCCTGCTCGGTCGCACCACGCACGATCTGGACTTCACCACGGATGCCCGCGCCGACGAGATCCTGCGGATCGTCAAGCCGATCAGCACCGCGCAGTGGGACGTCGGCCGCGAGTTCGGCACCATCGGAGCGCGGGTCCGCGATCGGGAGAAGGGCACCGTCGAACAGGTCGAGGTCACGACCTACCGCGCCGACAGCTATGACGGGGTGACCCGCAAGCCCACCGTCGAGTTCGGCGACACGCTGGAGGGCGACCTCGCCCGGCGCGACTTCACCGTCAACGCGATGGCCTTGCGCATTCCCGACCGCACCCTCGTCGACCCGGCTGGAGGCGTGGAGGATCTGCTCGCCCGCCGCCTGCGCACTCCGGCCGACCCGCGGGTGAGCTTCGGCGACGATCCGCTCCGCATGCTCCGGGCTGCGCGCTTCTCCGCGCAGCTCGGTTTCGACGTCGATCCGGCGACGGTCGAGGCGATGGCGCAGCTGCGCGAGACGCTGTCCATCGTGAGCCCGGAGCGCATCCAGGGCGAGCTGGTGCGACTGCTGCAGACCGACGACCCGGTGCGCGGCATCCGCCTGCTGGTCGAGACCGGGCTGATGGATCAGTTCCTCCCCGAGGTGCCCGCACTGCGCCTCGAGATCGACGAGCACCACCATCACAAGGACGTCTACGAGCACTCCCTGACGGTGCTGCGCCAGACCATCGAACTCGAACAGGCGCGAACACCGGACGCCGCGGCCGATGTGCCGCTGCGACTGGCGGCTCTGCTGCACGACATCGGCAAGCCGTCGACCCGGCGCCTCGAGCCCGGCGGCGGGGTGACCTTCCACCACCACGACCTCAAAGGTGCACGTCTGGCTCGCAAGCGCCTGCAGGCGCTGCGATTCGACTCCGACACCATCGGCTCGGTCACCCAGCTGATCGAGCAGCACCTGCGCTTCTTCGGATACGCCGAGGGCGCCTGGACCGACTCCGCGGTGCGCCGCTACGTCCGGGATGCCGGGCCGGAGCTCGCACGGCTCCACATTCTGACCCGCGCCGACGTGACCACCCGCAACAAGCGAAAAGCAGGGCGGCTGGCGGGCGCCTACGACGACATCGAACGACGCATCTCGGAGCTCGCCGAGCAGGAGGAGCTCAACGCGATGCGCCCCGCGCTGGATGGCAACCGCATCCAGGAGGTCCTCGGCATCCGTCCCGGGCCCGACGTGGGAAAGGCATACCGGTACCTGCTGGACCTGCGGCTGGACGAGGGCGTGCTCGACGAGGAAGCTGCCGAGCAGCGCCTCCGCGCGTGGTGGGCCGCCCAGAGCTGA
- a CDS encoding DUF7059 domain-containing protein, whose product MLPEPDPTLCRALASDLSDAGFASEALREAWGAVADTAIARGLRGPADRALGDRTDPLAVLGRLFVLGMPQPAVSVTAALPRTGSDGLARLGLVGRDGNAVVPRAIIRPQDFADDRGSGQWWIASDLDEAALGGALPEDHVLGVGGASLTLAGLQLPTPVARGLDIGTGCGIQALRARRSVSHVVATDVSEAALRFTRLNALLNGVSGIETRSGSLFQPVAGERFDRVVSNPPFVITPRVAGVPAYEYRDGGMQGDDLVAAVIEGVGEHLEPGGVAQLLGNWESRDGASGLERARAWVEASPVPLDAWIVERESLDPLSYAELWIRDGGTLAGTPQFTALADAWLDDFAARGVTEVGFGYVLLRRPEAGAPTLVRYERILQALDPRTALGSHYADALAAHDRLAALDDEGLAASVLVVTADVTEARHHLPGVESPSVLELRQGGGFARTVPVDPGLAALVGASDGDLPVGVLVDAIASLLEVDPGELRSELLPAVRELLFTGFLRFGD is encoded by the coding sequence GTGCTTCCTGAACCCGATCCCACACTGTGCCGTGCGCTGGCATCCGACCTGAGCGACGCCGGCTTCGCGTCCGAGGCCCTCCGAGAGGCGTGGGGCGCGGTCGCAGACACGGCGATCGCACGCGGCCTCCGCGGACCGGCCGATCGGGCCCTCGGGGACCGCACGGACCCCCTCGCCGTGCTGGGACGGCTGTTCGTGCTCGGGATGCCGCAGCCCGCGGTGTCCGTGACCGCGGCGCTGCCGCGCACCGGGTCGGACGGGCTGGCGCGGCTCGGACTGGTCGGGCGGGACGGGAACGCGGTGGTGCCACGGGCGATCATCCGACCGCAGGACTTCGCCGATGATCGCGGATCGGGGCAGTGGTGGATCGCGAGCGATCTCGACGAGGCCGCGCTCGGCGGCGCGCTGCCAGAGGACCACGTGCTGGGCGTGGGCGGGGCCTCGCTCACCCTCGCCGGTCTCCAGCTGCCCACTCCGGTCGCACGGGGCCTCGACATCGGCACGGGATGCGGCATCCAGGCGCTGCGTGCACGTCGGAGTGTGTCGCACGTCGTCGCCACCGACGTCTCCGAGGCCGCGCTGCGATTCACTCGCCTGAACGCGCTGCTCAACGGCGTTTCCGGGATTGAAACGCGCAGCGGTTCGCTGTTCCAGCCCGTCGCCGGAGAACGATTCGATCGCGTCGTTTCCAACCCGCCCTTCGTCATCACACCGCGCGTCGCCGGCGTGCCCGCGTACGAGTACCGCGACGGCGGGATGCAGGGCGACGACCTGGTCGCCGCGGTCATCGAGGGGGTGGGCGAGCACCTCGAGCCCGGTGGCGTCGCCCAGCTCCTCGGCAACTGGGAGAGCCGCGACGGGGCGTCCGGGCTCGAGCGGGCCCGGGCGTGGGTGGAGGCATCCCCGGTCCCGCTGGATGCCTGGATCGTGGAGCGCGAATCGCTCGATCCGCTGTCGTACGCCGAGCTGTGGATCCGCGACGGCGGCACGCTGGCGGGCACCCCGCAGTTCACGGCGCTCGCGGACGCCTGGCTGGACGACTTCGCCGCGCGCGGGGTCACCGAGGTGGGCTTCGGATACGTGCTGCTGCGGCGCCCCGAGGCAGGCGCCCCGACGCTCGTCCGGTACGAGCGGATCCTGCAGGCGCTCGATCCGCGGACGGCGCTCGGATCGCACTACGCCGATGCCCTCGCCGCCCACGACAGGCTCGCGGCCCTCGACGACGAAGGGCTCGCGGCATCCGTCCTGGTCGTCACCGCGGACGTCACCGAAGCGCGCCACCACCTGCCGGGCGTGGAGTCGCCGAGCGTTCTCGAGCTGCGACAGGGGGGCGGCTTCGCACGCACCGTCCCGGTGGACCCCGGCCTGGCGGCCCTCGTCGGCGCCTCCGACGGCGACCTGCCCGTGGGTGTGCTCGTCGACGCGATCGCGTCGCTGCTCGAGGTCGACCCGGGTGAACTGCGAAGCGAACTGCTCCCCGCCGTGCGCGAGCTGCTGTTCACAGGATTCCTGCGCTTCGGCGACTGA
- a CDS encoding DUF6049 family protein, producing the protein MNRTGAKSHMTVTSPPSGLSVLRRGLRARLRAALAIAALLAVAAPIAATPAVAAVAAVGGRASASVSPSPPPEPPTGRVEFTLSPVANGIVRADEGLAVSVTLQNGTDAATEPAAVTLSLGTTPLPDRAALSAWLNAQTTGGDLVPVGTTALETVLPGGELINGILVAAGDPVLAGRAAGVYPLSATYETPNGRLESTSAMIVPPENPATVGVGIVVPITAGPSAEGVLTARELTELTSPTGSLTSQLDAVDGTTAILAIDPAVPAAIRVLGTSAPASAVAWLERLELLQNSRFALQFGDADVAAQLQAGLTRPLRPVSLQAYIDPANFTAVGNTTPGPTPTPTSTADPDAPVYPGTAELLDIGGARPAVYWPGTGTATPDVVATLGSLVVDDRDALTLVPSTSTRAGAEGATVSGRAVAGDADLLVYDADVSRALHSASVLEETALRGAPLTAATAFLSFAVAEADGQPIVVTVDRDLDRSRVGLRTAITTAAQAPGVTPMTLGGVATRPPTAVEIADAPVEQERADTASALLTGEAQLNRFATILEDASLITGPERAEILQLLGLAWLPETAQWQEAVAAHYAATATTLDSVGILPPSPINLFSAGAPIPIWVRNDLPYPVNVVLYATPDDLRLDVAQATEATAGAQSNTRVQVPVQARVGNGDVTVQLQLRSRTLEPIGAPQAVDVNVRADWEGVGIVVLSLLVGGFILLGIVRTVLRLRSRRRRRAQVEEEPS; encoded by the coding sequence ATGAATCGCACAGGAGCGAAATCCCACATGACCGTCACCTCCCCGCCTTCGGGACTCAGCGTCTTGCGACGCGGGCTCCGCGCACGCCTGCGCGCAGCCCTCGCCATCGCGGCGCTGCTCGCGGTCGCGGCCCCGATCGCCGCGACGCCGGCCGTCGCGGCCGTCGCCGCCGTCGGGGGGCGGGCATCGGCATCCGTCTCGCCCTCACCCCCGCCGGAACCGCCGACCGGACGCGTCGAGTTCACGCTCTCACCGGTCGCCAACGGCATCGTGCGTGCGGACGAGGGACTCGCGGTATCGGTCACGCTGCAGAACGGGACGGATGCCGCGACCGAGCCGGCCGCCGTCACGCTGTCGCTGGGGACCACGCCGCTGCCCGACCGGGCGGCGCTGAGCGCGTGGTTGAACGCCCAGACGACGGGCGGAGACCTTGTTCCCGTCGGCACCACCGCACTCGAGACCGTGCTCCCGGGGGGAGAACTGATCAACGGCATCCTCGTCGCTGCGGGCGACCCGGTTCTGGCGGGACGAGCGGCCGGTGTCTACCCGCTGTCTGCGACGTATGAGACCCCCAATGGTCGCCTCGAGTCCACGAGTGCGATGATCGTTCCACCCGAGAACCCCGCCACCGTCGGGGTCGGCATCGTCGTTCCCATCACGGCCGGTCCCAGCGCAGAAGGCGTCCTGACGGCGCGTGAACTCACCGAGCTGACCTCGCCCACCGGCTCGCTCACGAGTCAGCTGGACGCCGTCGACGGCACCACCGCCATCCTCGCCATCGACCCGGCGGTCCCCGCCGCCATCCGCGTCCTCGGCACGTCGGCGCCGGCGAGCGCCGTGGCCTGGCTCGAGCGGCTCGAATTGCTGCAGAACTCCCGGTTCGCGCTGCAGTTCGGCGACGCCGATGTCGCGGCGCAGCTGCAGGCCGGCCTGACACGACCGCTGCGTCCGGTCTCGCTGCAGGCCTATATCGACCCTGCGAACTTCACGGCGGTCGGGAACACGACCCCGGGCCCGACCCCCACCCCGACCTCGACCGCCGACCCGGACGCACCCGTCTACCCCGGTACGGCCGAACTGCTGGACATCGGCGGGGCGAGACCCGCGGTCTATTGGCCGGGCACCGGCACGGCGACACCCGACGTGGTCGCGACCCTGGGGTCCCTCGTGGTCGATGACCGGGATGCCCTGACACTCGTCCCTTCCACGTCGACCCGGGCCGGTGCCGAGGGAGCGACCGTGTCCGGCCGCGCCGTCGCCGGCGACGCGGACCTCCTGGTCTATGACGCGGACGTGTCGCGCGCGCTGCACAGTGCGTCCGTGCTGGAGGAGACCGCCCTGCGCGGCGCGCCGCTCACCGCGGCGACCGCGTTCCTGTCCTTCGCCGTCGCGGAGGCCGACGGCCAGCCGATCGTCGTCACCGTCGATCGGGACCTCGATCGCTCCCGTGTCGGTCTGCGCACCGCGATCACGACAGCCGCTCAGGCCCCGGGCGTGACCCCGATGACGCTGGGGGGTGTGGCGACGAGACCACCGACGGCGGTCGAGATCGCGGACGCCCCGGTGGAGCAGGAGCGAGCCGACACGGCATCCGCGCTGCTGACCGGAGAGGCCCAGCTGAACCGGTTCGCCACGATCCTCGAGGACGCGTCGCTGATCACCGGGCCCGAGCGCGCCGAGATCCTGCAGCTGCTCGGCCTGGCGTGGCTGCCCGAGACCGCGCAGTGGCAGGAGGCCGTCGCGGCGCACTACGCGGCAACCGCGACCACGCTGGACAGCGTCGGCATCCTTCCGCCCAGTCCGATCAACCTGTTCAGTGCGGGGGCTCCGATCCCCATCTGGGTGCGCAACGACCTGCCCTATCCCGTCAACGTGGTGCTCTATGCGACGCCGGATGATCTTCGCCTCGACGTCGCCCAGGCGACGGAGGCCACGGCCGGGGCGCAGAGCAACACGCGCGTACAGGTGCCTGTCCAGGCGCGCGTCGGCAACGGTGACGTGACCGTCCAGCTGCAGCTGCGCAGTCGCACCCTCGAACCCATCGGCGCTCCGCAGGCCGTGGACGTGAATGTGCGAGCGGATTGGGAGGGCGTCGGCATCGTCGTCCTGTCGCTGCTGGTCGGCGGGTTCATCCTGCTCGGCATCGTGCGGACCGTGCTGCGGCTGCGGTCACGTCGGAGACGACGCGCCCAGGTCGAGGAGGAGCCGTCATGA
- the murJ gene encoding murein biosynthesis integral membrane protein MurJ, protein MTGIGRASVLIGAGTIVSRLSGFLRAVVLVSAVGATTGAGNAFAIANQLPNNIYAIISTGLLTAVIVPQIVKAASHEDGGRAFVSKLFTLGTVVLLAVATLATICAPWLVQLYAPGFPPAQQALATAFAYWCLPQILFYGLYALVGEALNARRVYGPFTWAPIVNNVVSIAGFLLFIMLFGSDVAVDAWTPEMIALLAGTATLAIVVQAVILLMFWRRTGLHVRPDFRWRGVGLDQLGRLAGWTFLMVVAGQLAGLVQSRVLSEAAQDYPGVLVSQNAWLLFMLPYSIIVLSIGTPYFTQLSEHAAGGRDDDVRGDVGRSIRTLGVFIVIATAALAAAAVPASRIFTDSRDEAVAAAAVLLCFLVSLIPLAVLFVIQRTFYAYNDTRTPFFFTLLQCSLVVLTALIASTLPVEYIAAGIALGQSFASIVQVILATWLLQRRLGGLRVGSWMLSLGRFALAAVPAAAAGWLTFLLLGGVDGWTVSDKLLGALGAALIGVVSLAVYAGFLALLRAPELGPAMRLARRVLPGGR, encoded by the coding sequence ATGACCGGAATCGGCCGCGCCAGCGTGCTCATCGGCGCAGGCACGATCGTGTCCCGACTGAGCGGATTCCTCCGCGCCGTCGTGCTCGTCTCGGCGGTCGGTGCCACGACCGGTGCCGGCAACGCCTTCGCGATCGCGAATCAGCTGCCGAACAACATCTACGCGATCATCTCGACCGGACTTCTCACCGCCGTGATCGTGCCGCAGATCGTCAAGGCCGCCAGTCACGAGGACGGCGGGCGTGCCTTCGTCTCGAAGCTGTTCACGCTCGGCACGGTGGTGCTGCTGGCGGTGGCGACCCTCGCCACGATCTGCGCGCCGTGGCTCGTCCAGCTGTATGCACCGGGGTTCCCACCCGCGCAGCAGGCGCTGGCCACCGCGTTCGCATACTGGTGCCTGCCGCAGATCCTGTTCTACGGCCTGTACGCGCTGGTCGGCGAGGCGCTGAACGCGCGACGCGTCTACGGGCCGTTCACCTGGGCGCCGATCGTGAACAACGTCGTCTCGATCGCGGGCTTCCTGCTGTTCATCATGCTGTTCGGCTCCGACGTCGCCGTGGACGCCTGGACACCGGAGATGATCGCCCTGCTCGCGGGAACGGCGACGCTCGCCATCGTCGTGCAAGCCGTCATCCTGCTGATGTTCTGGCGCCGCACCGGTCTGCACGTGCGGCCCGACTTCCGCTGGCGCGGCGTCGGCCTCGACCAGCTGGGCCGGCTCGCGGGCTGGACCTTCCTGATGGTGGTCGCCGGCCAGCTGGCGGGCCTCGTGCAGTCTCGCGTCCTGTCCGAGGCCGCGCAGGACTACCCGGGTGTGCTGGTCTCGCAGAACGCGTGGCTGCTGTTCATGCTTCCGTACTCGATCATCGTGCTCTCGATCGGGACGCCGTACTTCACCCAGCTCAGCGAGCACGCCGCCGGCGGGCGAGACGATGATGTCCGCGGCGACGTGGGGCGCAGCATCCGCACCCTCGGGGTGTTCATCGTGATCGCGACCGCCGCGCTGGCGGCCGCGGCGGTACCCGCGTCGCGCATCTTCACCGACAGTCGTGACGAGGCGGTGGCCGCGGCGGCCGTCCTGCTGTGCTTCCTGGTCAGCCTGATCCCGCTGGCGGTGCTCTTCGTCATTCAGCGCACCTTCTACGCGTACAACGACACGCGCACCCCGTTCTTCTTCACGCTCCTGCAATGCTCTCTGGTGGTGCTCACCGCCCTGATCGCCTCGACGCTGCCGGTGGAGTACATCGCCGCGGGCATCGCCCTGGGGCAGTCCTTCGCGAGCATCGTGCAGGTGATCCTCGCCACCTGGCTGCTGCAACGGCGCCTGGGCGGACTGCGCGTCGGCTCATGGATGCTGTCGCTCGGCCGATTCGCTCTGGCGGCCGTCCCCGCGGCCGCCGCGGGATGGCTCACGTTCCTGCTGCTGGGGGGCGTCGACGGGTGGACCGTGTCGGACAAGCTGCTCGGTGCCCTCGGTGCGGCACTGATCGGTGTCGTGTCGCTGGCGGTCTATGCGGGTTTCCTCGCGTTGCTGCGGGCACCGGAACTCGGGCCGGCGATGCGGCTGGCACGGCGTGTTCTTCCCGGCGGGCGATGA
- the trxB gene encoding thioredoxin-disulfide reductase, whose amino-acid sequence MRQVIIIGSGPAGFTAAIYAARANLEPLVVASSVEVGGELMNTTDVENFPGFPDGIQGPELMTKMQAQAERFGAEILYDDVIELDLTGPVKTVKLGSGAVHQASSVIFATGSAYRKLGLPGEERLSGRGVSWCATCDGFFFRDRTIAVIGGGDSAMEEATFLTRFASKVYVIHRKDSLRASKIMQERAIANEKIEFVWNTEVADILGEDAVNGALLRSTVDGSTRELPLDGIFVAIGNDPRTHLVHGKLELTPEGTIWVHGRSSRTSEPGVFAAGDVIDPTYRQAVTAAGSGTVAALDAEHFLAALAQTGDPQTAEDVEVATETPDRETDEAETGVPAA is encoded by the coding sequence GTGCGTCAGGTAATCATCATCGGGTCAGGCCCGGCAGGCTTCACGGCTGCGATCTACGCGGCACGTGCGAACCTGGAGCCGCTCGTCGTGGCCAGTTCGGTCGAGGTCGGCGGCGAGCTCATGAACACCACGGACGTGGAGAATTTCCCCGGTTTCCCTGACGGAATTCAGGGCCCGGAGCTCATGACCAAGATGCAGGCACAGGCCGAGCGCTTCGGAGCGGAGATCCTGTACGACGACGTCATCGAGCTGGATCTGACCGGTCCGGTCAAGACCGTCAAGCTGGGCAGCGGTGCGGTCCACCAGGCGTCCTCGGTGATCTTCGCGACCGGCTCCGCGTACCGCAAACTGGGCCTTCCCGGCGAGGAGCGCCTGTCCGGACGCGGTGTGTCCTGGTGCGCCACGTGTGACGGCTTCTTCTTCCGCGACCGCACGATCGCCGTCATCGGCGGCGGCGATTCCGCGATGGAGGAGGCCACGTTCCTCACGCGCTTCGCCAGCAAGGTGTACGTGATCCACCGCAAGGACTCGCTGCGCGCCTCCAAGATCATGCAGGAACGCGCCATCGCGAACGAGAAGATCGAGTTCGTGTGGAACACCGAAGTCGCCGACATCCTCGGTGAAGACGCGGTCAACGGGGCACTCCTGCGGTCCACCGTCGACGGCTCCACCCGCGAGCTGCCCCTCGACGGGATCTTCGTCGCAATCGGCAACGACCCGCGCACGCACCTCGTGCACGGCAAGCTCGAGCTCACTCCCGAAGGCACCATCTGGGTGCACGGCCGCTCATCCCGCACGTCGGAGCCCGGTGTGTTCGCCGCGGGTGACGTGATCGACCCGACCTACCGCCAGGCGGTCACCGCGGCCGGAAGCGGCACGGTCGCGGCCTTGGATGCCGAGCACTTCCTGGCCGCGCTCGCGCAGACCGGGGACCCGCAGACGGCGGAAGACGTCGAGGTCGCCACCGAGACGCCCGACCGCGAGACCGACGAAGCCGAGACCGGCGTTCCCGCAGCCTGA
- the trxA gene encoding thioredoxin, with protein MTAKATTSATFEQDVLLAEGPVLVDFWAEWCGPCRMVAPVLDEIQAANPDKITVLKLNVDENPDLALKYQITSIPAMKVFKNGQVETTIIGAKPKYAIEQDLAAYLA; from the coding sequence ATGACCGCCAAGGCGACGACATCCGCGACCTTCGAGCAGGATGTCCTGCTGGCTGAAGGTCCCGTGCTCGTGGACTTCTGGGCAGAGTGGTGCGGCCCGTGTCGCATGGTCGCCCCCGTCCTCGACGAGATCCAGGCAGCGAACCCTGACAAGATCACGGTGCTGAAGCTGAACGTGGACGAGAACCCCGACCTCGCGCTGAAGTACCAGATCACCTCCATCCCGGCGATGAAGGTCTTCAAGAACGGCCAGGTCGAGACCACGATCATCGGCGCCAAGCCGAAGTACGCGATCGAGCAGGATCTCGCCGCGTACCTCGCGTGA
- a CDS encoding YciI family protein, with protein MRYMMIMQVEPEAAARAAQDLDMEAVVAVMGAYNEELQKAGVFLTAEGLSDASEGFRVDFSSVPPVVTDGPFAEAREVFTGFWILEVANREEAEYWAKKCPLGPGIALEVRRVPEIQEMGLPEDNEWIQKRQEWSAAQA; from the coding sequence ATGCGTTACATGATGATCATGCAAGTCGAGCCCGAGGCAGCGGCTCGTGCGGCTCAGGACCTCGACATGGAGGCGGTCGTCGCCGTGATGGGCGCGTACAACGAGGAACTTCAGAAGGCGGGAGTGTTTCTCACGGCCGAAGGTCTCTCGGACGCCAGTGAGGGCTTCCGCGTCGACTTCTCGTCCGTCCCGCCCGTCGTCACGGACGGCCCCTTCGCGGAGGCGCGCGAGGTCTTCACCGGATTCTGGATCCTCGAGGTGGCGAACCGCGAGGAAGCCGAGTACTGGGCCAAGAAGTGCCCCCTCGGGCCCGGAATCGCGCTCGAAGTGCGCCGTGTCCCCGAAATCCAGGAGATGGGCCTTCCTGAGGACAACGAGTGGATCCAGAAGCGGCAGGAATGGAGCGCCGCGCAGGCGTGA
- a CDS encoding tryptophan synthase subunit alpha: MATHDESPRRRASLELLRAEASDELSVLVHERLRGGEDPWEFMEELPTVDELVVLTLRAENIAANGGTRPNAARHYRVLRQIALEYPPLTSAVWRLIGDGGSHRVWDAAVRADAS; encoded by the coding sequence ATGGCGACGCACGATGAGTCCCCGCGGCGGCGGGCAAGTCTCGAGCTTCTCCGGGCCGAGGCATCCGACGAACTCTCCGTTCTGGTGCATGAGCGACTGCGCGGGGGCGAGGATCCGTGGGAGTTCATGGAGGAGCTGCCGACCGTCGATGAACTCGTCGTGCTGACGCTTCGTGCCGAGAACATCGCCGCTAACGGCGGGACCAGGCCGAATGCTGCGCGGCACTACCGCGTGCTGCGGCAGATCGCGCTGGAGTACCCGCCGCTGACCAGTGCGGTGTGGCGGCTGATCGGAGACGGCGGCTCGCATCGGGTCTGGGATGCCGCGGTGCGAGCCGACGCGTCCTGA
- a CDS encoding RNA polymerase sigma factor, whose amino-acid sequence MSEGPARRAAEAVWRNESARIVAALTRHTGDFEWAEDLAQDALLEALATWPESGIPDRPGAWLITVAKHRAIDGWRRRERLTEREKLIAGELRTFEQWDAVPELGDPDRIDDDILRLIFVACHPVLPAQARLALTLRAVAGLTTEQIARVLLMTVPAVQQRIVRAKRALGDADVPFEVPDRADRPARLASVLQVIYLLFTEGYSAGGGEHPIRPDVAREAVRLARQLSALMPTEAEVYALIALMEFQSSRFAARVDAGGLPIPLADQDRRRWDRSAIARGRAALARSQTYARGLGYYGLQASVAECYVVAPTAAETDWARIVQLYDALGSLTSSPVVRLNRAVAVSMVDGADAALGEVEQLAQELGEFRPLHAVRAELLEQLGEQDAAAAAFLKAAALPGNDAEATVLRRRAEAVLGRPAQSEL is encoded by the coding sequence ATGAGCGAGGGTCCCGCGCGCCGTGCGGCTGAGGCGGTGTGGCGCAACGAGTCGGCCCGCATCGTGGCCGCGCTGACTCGTCATACCGGCGACTTCGAATGGGCTGAGGATCTCGCGCAGGACGCGCTGCTGGAGGCGCTCGCCACGTGGCCGGAGTCCGGCATCCCCGACAGGCCCGGGGCATGGCTGATCACGGTCGCCAAGCACCGCGCGATCGATGGCTGGCGCCGGCGGGAGCGGCTCACCGAGCGCGAGAAGCTCATCGCCGGAGAACTGCGCACCTTCGAGCAGTGGGATGCCGTGCCCGAACTCGGGGATCCCGACCGTATCGACGACGACATTCTGCGCTTGATCTTCGTCGCCTGTCACCCGGTCCTGCCGGCCCAGGCGCGGCTCGCCCTCACGCTGCGCGCGGTGGCGGGCTTGACGACCGAGCAGATCGCGCGCGTGCTGCTGATGACGGTGCCGGCGGTGCAGCAGCGGATCGTGCGCGCGAAACGGGCGCTCGGTGACGCTGACGTGCCCTTCGAGGTGCCGGATCGCGCGGATCGGCCGGCCCGGCTGGCCAGCGTGCTGCAGGTGATCTATCTGCTGTTCACCGAGGGCTACTCCGCGGGCGGAGGAGAACACCCTATTCGCCCGGACGTGGCACGCGAGGCCGTCCGCCTGGCCCGCCAACTCTCCGCGCTGATGCCGACCGAGGCCGAGGTCTATGCGCTCATCGCACTGATGGAGTTCCAATCCTCCCGATTCGCTGCCCGCGTCGACGCTGGAGGGCTGCCCATCCCCCTCGCGGACCAGGATCGGCGACGCTGGGACCGCTCGGCCATCGCACGAGGCCGCGCGGCGCTGGCCAGATCTCAGACGTACGCGCGCGGACTCGGCTACTACGGCCTGCAGGCATCCGTCGCAGAATGCTACGTCGTCGCACCCACCGCCGCCGAGACGGACTGGGCGCGCATCGTGCAGCTCTACGACGCGCTCGGTTCGCTGACCTCATCGCCCGTCGTCCGTTTGAACCGCGCGGTCGCCGTATCGATGGTGGACGGCGCTGACGCCGCGCTGGGCGAGGTCGAACAGCTTGCCCAGGAACTGGGCGAATTCCGACCCTTGCACGCGGTGCGTGCCGAGCTTCTCGAACAGCTGGGGGAACAGGATGCCGCGGCTGCGGCCTTCTTGAAGGCCGCAGCGCTCCCAGGCAATGACGCCGAGGCAACCGTCCTCCGGCGCCGGGCCGAAGCGGTGCTGGGGCGACCCGCTCAGAGCGAGTTGTAG